In Clostridium sp. DL-VIII, the following proteins share a genomic window:
- a CDS encoding Nif3-like dinuclear metal center hexameric protein — MSKVSNIMHEIEKFAPKFLKEDYDNVGLMVGDENKIVQRVLLALDCTNEVINEAIELNVDLILTHHPLLFKRPKSIVKGDLTGEKVITLIKEDIALYSCHTNLDSTNGGINDTIVKMLGFTSGKIIEVNESRNYKDCGIGRIVKLDNEASFSDIIELVKHNLGVDHMRVVRGSDKVKTLAIINGSGQDLFYKAKNLGADCIITGDTTYHFASDFKELGISIIDAGHFFTEYLVFLKVLEFLKEIFKDVEFLTSKKSADPYEFI; from the coding sequence ATGAGTAAAGTATCAAATATAATGCATGAAATTGAAAAATTTGCTCCAAAATTCTTAAAAGAAGATTATGATAATGTTGGATTGATGGTTGGAGATGAGAATAAAATAGTTCAAAGGGTTCTTTTAGCTTTAGATTGTACAAACGAAGTTATTAATGAAGCAATAGAGCTTAATGTTGATTTGATTTTGACTCATCATCCATTGTTATTTAAAAGGCCTAAGAGCATAGTAAAAGGAGATCTTACGGGGGAGAAAGTTATAACTTTAATTAAGGAAGATATAGCTTTATATTCATGTCATACTAATTTAGATAGTACAAATGGCGGAATCAATGATACAATCGTTAAGATGCTTGGATTTACTTCAGGGAAAATAATAGAAGTAAATGAATCTAGAAATTATAAAGATTGCGGAATTGGAAGAATAGTTAAGCTTGATAATGAAGCTTCATTCTCTGATATTATAGAGCTCGTTAAACACAATTTGGGTGTAGATCACATGAGAGTTGTTAGAGGTTCTGATAAAGTAAAAACATTGGCAATAATAAATGGAAGTGGGCAAGATCTTTTTTATAAGGCAAAAAATCTTGGAGCTGACTGCATAATAACAGGGGATACAACTTATCATTTTGCATCAGACTTTAAGGAATTAGGCATAAGTATAATAGATGCAGGGCACTTTTTCACAGAATATCTTGTTTTTCTTAAAGTCTTAGAATTTTTGAAGGAGATATTTAAAGATGTTGAATTTTTAACATCAAAGAAAAGTGCCGATCCATACGAATTTATTTAA
- a CDS encoding class I SAM-dependent methyltransferase — MEVSKRLVWIMEKIDKARVVMDVGTDHGYIPINLVKNNMVEKVIASDINREPLNKARVNASLEGVIDKIDLRLGGGLEPLGIKEAEIVLIAGMGGNLIRDILEKDLEKVKPLKYLLLQPAQNPEILREYLYNNDYEIIDEDICLDEKQYYEIFKVRYKKRDYIPLENIFYEISPIMLNRKLPLLKAYIENKIEKNKKIMDFIKDNTEHAEMRKSELLEKNKKLQELLKNF; from the coding sequence ATGGAAGTAAGTAAAAGACTAGTTTGGATTATGGAAAAAATAGATAAAGCTCGTGTTGTAATGGATGTTGGAACAGATCATGGATATATACCAATTAATTTGGTGAAGAATAACATGGTGGAGAAAGTTATTGCATCAGATATAAACAGAGAACCTTTAAACAAGGCGAGAGTTAATGCATCTTTAGAAGGTGTTATAGATAAAATAGATTTAAGACTTGGAGGTGGTTTAGAACCTTTAGGAATTAAAGAGGCAGAAATAGTATTAATTGCAGGGATGGGCGGAAATTTAATTCGAGACATATTAGAAAAAGATTTGGAAAAAGTAAAGCCTTTGAAGTATCTATTGTTGCAGCCAGCTCAAAATCCTGAAATATTACGAGAATATTTATATAATAATGATTATGAAATTATAGACGAAGATATATGCTTAGATGAAAAACAATATTATGAAATATTTAAAGTGAGGTATAAAAAGAGAGATTATATACCGTTAGAAAATATATTTTACGAAATAAGTCCTATAATGTTAAATAGAAAATTACCTTTGTTAAAAGCATATATAGAAAATAAGATTGAGAAAAATAAAAAAATTATGGATTTTATTAAAGATAATACTGAGCATGCAGAAATGCGAAAAAGTGAATTATTGGAGAAAAATAAAAAATTACAAGAGTTATTAAAAAATTTCTAG
- a CDS encoding helix-turn-helix domain-containing protein — protein sequence MEPVLYTVSEAAELLKVNRNSVYDLLKKNVIRGLKLGSLKITRTELMKFLEESNGKDLSNLEDIKELTFDREE from the coding sequence ATGGAACCAGTTTTATATACTGTATCTGAAGCTGCAGAGTTATTAAAGGTTAATAGGAATTCTGTATATGATCTACTAAAGAAGAATGTAATAAGAGGGTTAAAGCTTGGAAGTCTAAAAATAACAAGAACAGAATTAATGAAATTTTTAGAAGAGAGCAATGGAAAAGACTTATCGAATTTAGAGGATATTAAAGAGTTAACTTTTGATAGAGAAGAATAG
- a CDS encoding CotS family spore coat protein: MNTETLSLQDSNLSPEIVKQNVLPYYNLQNSRISIVKFKDTDKQRAVYRIDSGEKSYCLKKVYYNLKDLLYVYSAIEWLYRNNIRVPKLLPTIDNNRFVSYQDMLFILTPWIEGEKCSFDNMNHVMISVKKLSAIHLKSRNFQPIIGSSQKESFEDYYISTLKHFQDLLHASNESFKYKDTFSRQFISNFDLNLRLAKISLDISNKIDTSNLSKSLCHGDYVNKNLIFPTDLDPWVIDFDKCKMDYCAKDLAYFMRRLLKRENTKWDVDLALSVLNTYNESSKLTDSDLRYLISYICFPQKYWRISRDYYRNIHKCNKSAFFTLLSNATSKTDFQYAFALNIIDSVQKKFNVNL; this comes from the coding sequence ATGAATACTGAAACTTTATCTTTACAAGATTCTAATCTTTCACCTGAAATCGTAAAACAAAATGTTTTGCCGTATTATAATTTACAAAACTCAAGAATTTCAATAGTAAAATTTAAAGACACTGATAAACAGAGAGCGGTATATCGAATAGATTCTGGAGAAAAAAGTTATTGTTTAAAAAAAGTTTACTATAATCTGAAAGACCTGCTCTATGTATATTCTGCTATTGAATGGCTATATAGAAATAATATAAGAGTTCCAAAGCTTTTACCTACTATTGATAATAATCGCTTTGTATCCTACCAAGATATGCTATTTATATTAACTCCTTGGATAGAAGGTGAAAAATGCAGTTTTGATAATATGAATCATGTTATGATATCTGTAAAAAAACTTTCTGCTATTCATTTAAAATCTCGAAATTTTCAACCTATTATAGGTAGTTCACAAAAAGAAAGTTTTGAAGATTATTACATATCAACCTTAAAACATTTTCAAGATTTACTTCATGCTTCAAATGAATCTTTTAAATATAAAGATACTTTTTCAAGACAATTTATTTCAAACTTTGACTTGAATTTGCGTCTTGCAAAAATTTCACTAGATATATCAAACAAAATTGATACTTCTAATTTAAGTAAATCTTTATGTCATGGTGATTATGTAAATAAAAATTTAATCTTTCCAACAGATCTTGATCCTTGGGTAATCGATTTTGATAAATGTAAAATGGATTATTGTGCAAAAGACCTTGCATATTTCATGCGCCGGCTGCTAAAAAGAGAGAATACGAAATGGGATGTTGATTTAGCTTTATCTGTGTTAAATACTTACAACGAATCCTCTAAATTAACAGATTCAGATCTAAGGTACCTAATTTCATATATTTGTTTCCCACAAAAATATTGGAGAATTTCACGAGATTACTATAGAAATATTCATAAATGTAATAAATCCGCCTTTTTTACTTTACTCTCAAATGCAACTTCAAAAACCGATTTCCAATACGCTTTTGCATTAAATATAATAGACTCAGTCCAGAAAAAGTTTAATGTGAACTTATAA
- a CDS encoding tyrosine-type recombinase/integrase yields MEGSVRKKGNTWYYRYYVFVNGEKKQIERKGGSTKREALEKLNEEIYKKNNGFERPKETLFKVYLNMWIEDFIKPTKSVNTYSSYKNSIDKYISPFLGNLKLCEIKPIHIEKFLANLRKVKSPQKPGNNLSPTTIQKHYLVLQASLNKALKLQMINTNPCQFTDTPKRSKYKSNILTLDEVSQIYSKLDTRKYDDYLFFLGMSLTIETGLRRGEMCGLQWSDIDFDNKTLSCNNALIREENIYTLSDLKTPTSYRDLPLSNEIIKLLKEHKILQMQNKLKYGEFYIKNKFNNMEYDLVFTKEDGEFLIPSRFLQRIKRLCKYCGIEKNIRWHDLRHSNATILLKNKVSMKIIQERLGHSIMQTTSDIYAHVTKEMNTEATEILSNVLYTKKAREN; encoded by the coding sequence ATGGAAGGAAGCGTTAGAAAGAAAGGAAACACTTGGTACTACAGATATTATGTATTTGTAAACGGAGAGAAAAAACAAATTGAGAGGAAAGGAGGATCAACCAAACGTGAAGCTTTAGAAAAACTAAATGAAGAGATTTATAAAAAAAATAATGGCTTCGAAAGACCAAAAGAGACTTTATTTAAAGTTTATCTTAATATGTGGATAGAGGATTTTATAAAGCCAACAAAAAGTGTCAACACATATTCTAGTTATAAAAACAGTATTGATAAATATATCTCACCATTTTTAGGCAATTTAAAACTCTGTGAAATAAAACCTATTCATATTGAAAAGTTCTTAGCAAATTTACGGAAAGTAAAAAGTCCCCAAAAGCCTGGGAATAATTTAAGTCCAACTACAATCCAAAAACATTATCTTGTTTTGCAAGCTTCTTTAAATAAAGCTTTAAAGCTGCAGATGATCAATACAAATCCATGCCAATTTACTGATACGCCAAAAAGAAGTAAATACAAATCAAATATATTAACCTTAGATGAAGTATCACAAATATATTCTAAACTTGATACAAGAAAATATGATGATTATTTATTTTTTCTAGGTATGTCATTAACAATAGAAACTGGATTAAGACGTGGCGAAATGTGCGGATTACAATGGAGCGACATTGATTTCGATAATAAAACCTTAAGTTGTAACAATGCTCTTATAAGGGAAGAAAACATATATACATTATCCGATTTAAAAACTCCAACATCTTATAGAGATTTACCATTAAGTAATGAAATTATAAAGCTCTTAAAAGAACATAAAATATTGCAAATGCAAAACAAGCTTAAATATGGAGAGTTTTATATAAAAAATAAATTTAATAATATGGAGTATGATTTGGTTTTCACCAAAGAAGATGGAGAATTCTTAATTCCATCTAGATTTCTTCAAAGAATAAAAAGATTATGTAAATATTGCGGAATAGAAAAAAATATTCGCTGGCATGATCTTAGACACAGTAATGCAACTATACTTTTAAAGAATAAGGTATCAATGAAAATAATACAAGAACGTTTAGGCCATTCAATAATGCAAACAACATCTGACATTTATGCTCATGTAACAAAAGAAATGAATACTGAGGCTACAGAGATTCTATCAAATGTTTTGTATACAAAAAAAGCAAGGGAAAATTAA
- a CDS encoding deoxyguanosinetriphosphate triphosphohydrolase, whose protein sequence is MNVREKIQNFENLTLIKEAAFSKHSRGRKIKEEDDDIRTCYMLDRDRIIHSKSFRRLKHKTQVYIKTFGDHYRTRLTHTLEVSQVARNIGIGIGLNENLIEAIALGHDLGHVAFAHIGEEVLNEYLKNGFRHNEQSVRVVTKLENDGLGLNLTEEVINGILHHSGLGTIEDILTLEGVVVKLSDKMAYLNHDIDDSIRAGLLSKEQIPKEIVKALGDNSNQRLNTLIKDCVKTSTYNINNEIKEVGLSKEINEAMIELRKFMFKNIYLGEKLKEERVKAQFIVRQLIEYFEKNPEEMPRIYLRITEEEGLQRGVADYIAGMSDDYCLLLFNKIFVPKLVID, encoded by the coding sequence ATGAATGTGAGGGAAAAAATTCAGAATTTTGAAAACTTGACATTGATTAAAGAAGCAGCCTTTTCAAAGCATTCTCGAGGAAGAAAAATTAAGGAAGAGGATGATGATATCAGAACCTGCTATATGCTTGATAGAGATAGAATTATCCATAGTAAATCATTTAGAAGATTGAAACATAAGACACAAGTTTATATAAAAACATTTGGAGATCATTATAGAACCAGACTAACTCATACGTTAGAGGTATCTCAAGTTGCACGAAATATTGGTATTGGAATTGGATTAAATGAAAATTTAATTGAAGCAATAGCATTAGGTCATGATCTAGGGCATGTTGCATTTGCACATATTGGTGAAGAAGTATTAAACGAATATTTAAAGAATGGTTTCAGGCATAATGAACAAAGTGTGCGGGTAGTAACAAAACTTGAAAATGACGGCTTAGGATTAAACTTAACTGAAGAAGTGATAAATGGAATATTACATCATAGTGGACTTGGGACAATAGAGGATATACTTACTTTAGAGGGAGTTGTAGTTAAGCTTAGTGATAAAATGGCGTATCTAAATCATGATATTGATGATTCTATAAGAGCAGGTTTATTAAGCAAAGAGCAAATACCAAAAGAAATAGTTAAAGCTTTAGGTGACAATTCAAATCAAAGATTAAACACATTAATTAAAGATTGCGTGAAAACTTCAACATATAATATAAATAATGAAATCAAAGAAGTTGGATTGAGTAAAGAAATTAATGAAGCGATGATAGAATTAAGAAAGTTTATGTTTAAAAATATATATTTAGGAGAGAAATTGAAAGAAGAAAGAGTCAAAGCACAATTTATAGTTAGACAATTAATTGAGTATTTTGAAAAAAATCCAGAAGAAATGCCTCGAATTTATTTGAGAATAACGGAGGAGGAAGGATTACAGAGAGGCGTAGCAGATTATATTGCAGGAATGAGTGATGATTATTGTTTATTACTCTTTAATAAGATATTTGTGCCTAAATTAGTTATAGATTAA
- the rpoD gene encoding RNA polymerase sigma factor RpoD, translating into MTEGGNNNMEQKANGKVIKPKDDKKDKNAKMAAVKELIDKGKKNGSLTYKEIMEAMDHIDLSPEQIEKIYEVLEMTGVEVIGDVNDNSVEEEEEIDLSVPEGIAIDDPVRMYLKEIGKVPLLSSEQEITYAREIEEGNQKAKKKLAEANLRLVVSIAKRYVGRGMLFLDLIQEGNLGLIKAVEKFDYRKGYKFSTYATWWIRQAITRAIADQARTIRIPVHMVETINKLIRVQRQLLQELGRDPFPEEISKVMELPVDKVREIQKIAQEPVSLETPIGEEEDSHLGDFIPDDEAPAPAEAAAFTMLKEQLINVLDTLTPREEKVLRLRFGLDDGRARTLEEVGKEFNVTRERIRQIEAKALRKLRHPSRSKKLKDYLD; encoded by the coding sequence ATGACGGAAGGAGGCAATAATAATATGGAACAAAAGGCAAATGGAAAAGTGATAAAGCCGAAAGATGACAAGAAAGATAAAAATGCTAAAATGGCAGCTGTAAAAGAGTTAATTGACAAAGGTAAGAAGAATGGTTCATTAACATATAAAGAAATAATGGAAGCTATGGATCACATTGATTTAAGTCCAGAGCAAATAGAAAAGATATACGAAGTTTTAGAAATGACAGGTGTTGAAGTCATAGGCGATGTTAATGATAATAGCGTTGAAGAGGAAGAAGAAATTGATTTATCAGTACCAGAAGGTATTGCAATAGATGACCCAGTTAGAATGTACCTAAAGGAAATTGGAAAGGTACCTTTATTGTCTTCTGAACAAGAAATAACTTATGCTAGAGAAATAGAAGAAGGAAACCAAAAGGCTAAGAAAAAATTAGCTGAAGCGAACTTAAGATTAGTTGTTAGTATAGCTAAAAGATATGTTGGAAGAGGAATGCTATTCTTGGATTTAATTCAAGAAGGAAATTTAGGACTTATTAAAGCCGTTGAAAAGTTTGATTATAGAAAAGGATATAAATTTTCAACTTATGCTACTTGGTGGATTAGGCAAGCAATAACAAGAGCTATTGCTGACCAGGCTAGGACAATAAGAATACCAGTCCACATGGTAGAAACTATAAATAAACTTATAAGAGTACAAAGACAATTATTGCAGGAATTAGGAAGAGATCCATTTCCAGAAGAAATTTCAAAAGTTATGGAGCTCCCGGTAGATAAGGTTAGAGAAATTCAAAAGATTGCTCAAGAACCAGTTTCATTAGAAACTCCAATAGGTGAAGAAGAAGATTCACATTTAGGAGATTTTATTCCAGATGATGAAGCACCAGCACCAGCTGAAGCAGCGGCATTTACAATGCTTAAAGAGCAATTAATAAATGTATTAGATACATTAACTCCAAGAGAGGAGAAAGTATTAAGACTAAGATTTGGACTTGATGATGGAAGAGCTAGAACTCTTGAAGAAGTAGGTAAGGAATTCAATGTTACAAGAGAAAGAATTAGGCAAATTGAAGCGAAAGCTTTAAGAAAGTTAAGACATCCATCAAGAAGTAAGAAATTAAAGGATTATTTGGATTAG
- the dnaG gene encoding DNA primase — MQIPEEVIQSIKEQNDIVDIISEDVRLKKSGRNYMGLCPFHNDKSPSFSVSSEKQIYKCFSCGEAGNVFTFVMKYKKFTFVEAAKYLADKANIVLRLKEEENTAVSRKRDLLYKINVETARYYFANLQKNKMAKEYFLRRGIKEETIKRFGLGYSLNDWQGLINYLRAKGYKNDLLIEAGLASKSEKSGNIFDKFRNRVMFPVFDAKGKVIGFGGRVLDDSKPKYLNSPETKVFQKGINLYGLNFAIKNQLQEDYVIIVEGYMDLISLHQYGITNVVASLGTALTVNQARLLKRYVSKVIISYDADLAGQNATLRGLEILRNAGFDVKVLTVPQGKDPDEFVRNNGKEAFLKLTKDALPLIEYKIKKAEQGINLKNGNELVQYGEKIAEILADLNPVEKDVYIKKISEETSIKEQALYDLLSQVIAKKQKEDNFVNKKEYDGTKLYVEPAYLKAERALLKLMFEDEFYDELNNVINVGDFVIEAHNKIYSLILQGKKEDTKDIKLYLESRCNDIESSKELIKIKEHEILAVADKNRIINDYLMEVKNFKLKLKIEELKKKQNRFEKEGNIEESIKIAIELTKLSEALKKGERG, encoded by the coding sequence TTGCAAATACCAGAGGAAGTAATTCAAAGTATAAAAGAGCAGAATGATATTGTTGATATTATTTCAGAGGATGTAAGATTAAAAAAGTCAGGTAGAAATTACATGGGATTGTGTCCGTTTCATAATGATAAATCCCCGTCATTCAGTGTTTCAAGTGAGAAGCAAATATATAAGTGCTTTTCATGTGGCGAAGCAGGAAATGTATTTACTTTTGTCATGAAGTACAAAAAATTTACATTTGTGGAAGCAGCAAAGTATTTAGCGGATAAAGCTAATATTGTATTAAGATTAAAAGAAGAGGAAAACACTGCAGTTTCAAGAAAAAGAGATCTTTTATATAAAATAAATGTTGAAACTGCTAGATACTATTTTGCTAATCTGCAAAAAAATAAAATGGCAAAAGAATATTTTCTAAGAAGAGGAATTAAAGAAGAAACTATAAAAAGGTTTGGATTAGGTTATTCTTTGAATGACTGGCAGGGATTAATAAATTATTTAAGGGCAAAAGGATATAAAAATGACTTATTGATCGAAGCAGGATTAGCGTCTAAGAGCGAGAAGAGTGGAAATATATTTGACAAATTTAGGAATAGAGTAATGTTTCCAGTATTTGATGCAAAGGGAAAAGTTATTGGATTTGGAGGCAGGGTTTTAGATGATTCAAAACCAAAATATTTAAATTCACCAGAGACAAAAGTTTTCCAAAAGGGAATTAATCTTTATGGATTAAATTTTGCAATTAAAAATCAGCTGCAAGAAGATTATGTTATCATAGTTGAAGGATATATGGATTTAATATCTCTTCATCAATATGGAATAACTAATGTTGTGGCATCACTTGGAACGGCTCTTACTGTAAACCAGGCAAGACTTCTTAAAAGATATGTGAGTAAGGTTATAATCTCTTATGATGCTGATTTAGCAGGACAGAATGCAACTTTAAGAGGATTAGAAATCTTGAGAAATGCTGGCTTTGATGTGAAAGTATTAACGGTACCACAAGGAAAAGATCCAGATGAATTTGTAAGAAACAATGGGAAAGAGGCATTTTTAAAATTAACAAAAGATGCATTGCCATTAATTGAATATAAGATTAAAAAGGCAGAGCAAGGTATAAATTTAAAAAATGGAAATGAATTAGTACAATATGGAGAAAAAATTGCTGAAATTTTAGCGGATTTGAATCCAGTAGAAAAAGATGTATATATAAAGAAAATTTCGGAGGAAACATCAATTAAGGAACAGGCATTATATGACTTACTTTCACAAGTAATAGCAAAAAAACAAAAAGAAGACAATTTTGTGAATAAAAAGGAATATGATGGAACAAAATTATATGTAGAACCAGCATATTTAAAGGCTGAAAGAGCTTTGCTAAAGTTGATGTTTGAAGATGAATTCTATGATGAACTCAATAATGTCATAAATGTTGGAGATTTTGTAATAGAAGCACATAATAAAATTTATTCATTAATATTACAAGGTAAAAAAGAAGATACTAAAGATATAAAATTATATTTAGAAAGCAGATGCAATGATATTGAAAGTTCAAAAGAATTAATAAAAATAAAGGAACATGAAATTCTAGCTGTTGCTGATAAAAATAGGATTATTAATGATTATCTAATGGAAGTTAAAAATTTTAAACTTAAATTAAAAATTGAAGAATTAAAGAAAAAGCAAAACAGATTTGAAAAAGAAGGGAATATTGAGGAATCTATAAAAATAGCGATAGAACTCACTAAATTATCAGAAGCACTTAAAAAGGGAGAGAGAGGTTAA
- a CDS encoding GNAT family N-acetyltransferase has translation MKDTKKYLQVYGDFKMRKLTEDDLEQFNGLLRYAFQITMEELLRSGWTEDQIMRAKMPILKNAYVLGWFYHEKLASMIVVYSMKVNIHDNICKMGGVTGVATYPEYTGKGLIHSLIKQVITHMHEEGQTISFLYPYSIPLYRKHGWEIISDKITFRIKDSQLPKKRLVEGMMERVDLECEDLSNVHDYFSMQRHGAMIRDELAWDEYWRWDSDDIIAAIYYNKNHKPLGYLIYYIRNDTFYIKEMVYLNTEAHHGIWNYISAHYSMVNEVKGYNYSGEPMAFLFEDSEIVETIEPYFMARIINVQEFILRYTFLDKSKNLKINFKINDPIASWNNGTFSIYWRDEETVCEKIEETHAANLVEMDIQTLTTMLMGYKRPTFLYECGRMQTEYYMLKVLEQLIPVEKPYFSDYF, from the coding sequence ATGAAGGATACAAAGAAATATCTTCAAGTATATGGTGATTTTAAAATGAGAAAGCTTACAGAAGATGACTTAGAGCAGTTTAATGGGCTTTTGCGCTATGCTTTTCAGATAACCATGGAGGAACTTTTGCGATCTGGCTGGACAGAAGATCAAATTATGAGAGCTAAAATGCCAATTCTTAAAAATGCTTATGTGCTTGGATGGTTTTATCATGAAAAATTAGCTTCAATGATTGTAGTATATTCAATGAAGGTGAATATTCATGATAATATTTGTAAGATGGGCGGAGTTACTGGCGTGGCTACTTATCCAGAGTATACAGGTAAAGGATTAATTCATTCACTAATCAAACAAGTTATTACTCATATGCATGAGGAAGGACAAACAATTTCTTTTTTATATCCATATTCGATACCTCTTTATAGAAAACATGGCTGGGAAATAATTTCTGATAAAATTACTTTTAGAATAAAAGATTCTCAGCTCCCTAAAAAAAGACTTGTAGAAGGTATGATGGAACGTGTGGATTTAGAATGCGAGGATCTTTCAAATGTACATGATTATTTCTCGATGCAGCGTCATGGAGCAATGATTCGTGATGAACTAGCGTGGGATGAATATTGGCGCTGGGATAGTGATGATATTATAGCAGCTATTTATTATAATAAAAATCACAAGCCTCTTGGATATTTAATCTATTATATTAGAAATGATACATTTTACATTAAAGAAATGGTCTATTTAAATACAGAAGCACATCATGGAATTTGGAATTATATAAGTGCTCATTATTCAATGGTAAATGAAGTGAAAGGGTATAACTATTCTGGAGAACCAATGGCTTTTTTGTTTGAAGATAGTGAAATAGTTGAAACTATTGAACCTTATTTTATGGCGAGGATCATAAATGTTCAGGAATTCATTTTAAGATATACTTTCTTAGATAAGTCAAAGAATTTAAAAATTAATTTTAAGATAAATGATCCAATAGCTTCATGGAACAATGGAACATTTAGTATTTATTGGAGAGATGAAGAAACAGTATGTGAAAAAATTGAAGAGACTCATGCTGCAAACTTAGTAGAAATGGACATTCAAACTTTAACAACCATGCTAATGGGATATAAGCGTCCTACGTTCTTATATGAATGTGGGAGAATGCAAACAGAATATTATATGTTAAAAGTTTTAGAACAGCTGATACCAGTAGAAAAACCTTATTTTTCGGATTATTTTTAA
- a CDS encoding helix-turn-helix transcriptional regulator, with protein sequence MSKFPIRLKELREEKGLLGKDFAKIMSVEPATVTNWEKGNRFPKDDVLIKIADYFDCSTDYLLGRTDDKLSKVYSGTLHNQTIEIEIDKGYPHELTAEDVQNILKQLDAVGLDVNKLIENFKNK encoded by the coding sequence ATGAGTAAATTTCCTATTAGGCTCAAAGAGCTTCGTGAAGAAAAAGGATTATTAGGTAAAGACTTTGCTAAAATTATGAGTGTTGAACCAGCAACAGTAACCAATTGGGAAAAAGGAAATAGATTTCCTAAGGATGATGTACTGATTAAAATAGCTGATTATTTTGACTGCAGCACGGACTATCTTCTAGGCAGAACTGACGATAAACTTTCAAAGGTATACTCCGGAACATTACATAATCAAACTATAGAAATTGAAATCGACAAAGGATATCCACATGAATTAACTGCTGAAGATGTTCAAAATATCCTTAAGCAACTGGATGCCGTAGGTTTAGATGTAAACAAATTAATTGAAAACTTTAAAAATAAATAG
- a CDS encoding helix-turn-helix transcriptional regulator: MYSKLKGLMAEKRITQQELAEILKITGSALNYKINGKSDFSVTEAKLVSSFFGKPVEEVFVIDESKNMKTGKNA; the protein is encoded by the coding sequence ATGTATAGTAAATTAAAAGGCCTTATGGCAGAAAAAAGAATTACTCAACAGGAATTAGCAGAAATACTTAAGATAACTGGAAGTGCTTTAAATTATAAAATAAACGGCAAATCTGATTTTAGTGTAACAGAGGCAAAATTGGTTTCAAGTTTTTTTGGAAAACCAGTAGAAGAAGTATTTGTTATTGATGAATCTAAGAATATGAAAACTGGTAAGAATGCTTAA